The proteins below are encoded in one region of Synechococcus sp. MU1643:
- a CDS encoding LD-carboxypeptidase — MRITPAPPLRTGDRVACVAASSALQDDIKLQQGIAVLQSWGLDVQPQALAARRWGYFAGRDDARHADLHPAQPAALLACARGGWGAARLLEQPIHWQSGWLLGFSDVTALLWARQAAGFAGGIHGPLLTTLAEEPQWSRDRLRNLLFGNAVPDLHGRGGGGGVGSGPLLVANLTVATHLLGSHFVPPLKGAVLVLEDVGEAPYRIDRMLTQWRLNGSLQGLAGLGFGNFEGCADETRDASESFNLEQVLEERTADLGIPRVMDLPVGHRSGNAALAMGAMARLDGQSGRLSLLT, encoded by the coding sequence ATGCGCATCACCCCGGCTCCACCGCTCCGGACTGGAGATCGTGTGGCCTGCGTGGCCGCCAGTTCAGCCCTGCAGGACGACATCAAGCTGCAACAGGGCATAGCTGTTCTGCAGAGCTGGGGCCTGGATGTTCAACCCCAGGCCTTGGCCGCGCGACGTTGGGGCTACTTCGCAGGGCGTGATGACGCGCGCCATGCCGATCTGCATCCGGCCCAACCCGCAGCGCTACTCGCCTGCGCCCGCGGTGGATGGGGGGCTGCTCGGCTGCTGGAGCAGCCGATCCACTGGCAGAGCGGCTGGCTGCTGGGCTTTTCCGACGTGACAGCTCTGCTCTGGGCCCGCCAGGCAGCAGGGTTTGCAGGGGGGATCCACGGCCCCTTGCTCACAACGCTTGCGGAGGAGCCGCAATGGAGCCGTGACCGCTTGCGCAACCTGCTCTTCGGCAACGCCGTCCCCGACCTGCACGGTCGTGGTGGTGGCGGCGGTGTGGGGAGCGGTCCCCTGCTCGTGGCCAATCTGACCGTGGCCACCCACCTGTTGGGAAGCCATTTCGTGCCCCCCCTCAAAGGAGCAGTTCTGGTGTTGGAGGACGTGGGCGAAGCCCCCTACCGCATTGATCGGATGCTGACTCAGTGGAGGCTCAATGGCAGTTTGCAGGGCTTGGCGGGTCTGGGATTTGGCAATTTCGAGGGGTGCGCCGACGAAACCAGAGACGCTTCCGAAAGCTTCAACCTTGAGCAGGTTCTTGAGGAACGCACGGCCGATCTCGGAATTCCCAGGGTGATGGACCTACCCGTTGGTCACCGATCCGGCAACGCAGCCCTGGCCATGGGGGCGATGGCACGCCTTGACGGGCAAAGCGGCCGGCTCAGCCTGCTGACCTGA
- the ispD gene encoding 2-C-methyl-D-erythritol 4-phosphate cytidylyltransferase, whose product MHLLIAAAGSGRRMGADRNKLLLPLAGRPVIAWTLEAALRSQRIKWIGIVGQEVDREAILAVLDAPSKPVHWIQGGSTRQESVLCGLAGLPEQACHVLIHDGARCLAEPELFDRCAAVVEDGTALIAATPVSDTIKRVGSDGLIRDTPDRSELWAAQTPQGFAVDQLRRGHAEAVAKGWTVTDDASLYERLGWPVQVLDAGPANIKVTTPFDLTVAEAVLALRSAG is encoded by the coding sequence GTGCATCTGTTGATTGCTGCGGCGGGAAGCGGTCGGCGCATGGGTGCGGATCGCAACAAGCTGCTGCTGCCTTTGGCCGGACGCCCCGTCATTGCCTGGACCCTCGAGGCGGCCCTCCGGTCTCAGCGGATTAAGTGGATCGGGATCGTCGGCCAGGAGGTCGATCGAGAGGCCATCCTTGCGGTGCTGGACGCACCCAGCAAGCCGGTGCACTGGATCCAAGGCGGCAGCACGCGGCAGGAGTCAGTGCTTTGTGGTCTGGCGGGGTTGCCCGAGCAGGCCTGCCACGTCTTGATTCATGACGGCGCCCGTTGTCTGGCTGAACCGGAGTTGTTTGATCGCTGTGCAGCTGTGGTGGAGGACGGCACAGCGCTGATAGCTGCAACGCCGGTTAGCGACACGATCAAGCGTGTGGGATCCGACGGTTTGATTCGCGATACGCCGGATCGATCGGAGCTTTGGGCGGCGCAGACGCCGCAGGGCTTTGCCGTTGATCAGCTGCGTCGTGGCCATGCTGAGGCAGTTGCCAAGGGCTGGACGGTGACAGACGATGCGTCGTTGTACGAGCGTCTGGGTTGGCCTGTCCAGGTCTTGGATGCCGGCCCTGCCAACATCAAGGTCACAACGCCGTTTGACCTCACCGTGGCGGAGGCGGTGCTTGCTCTCAGGTCAGCAGGCTGA
- a CDS encoding glycosyltransferase family 9 protein, with the protein MRVLALSPGSLEDQLDRLPALADICQKLNAALQVACDPQQAAPWKLLPCLEKLLPFNFEANLTLADWANLLGCVREPDFQICINFAEGQQVNLMLSMSHIPKRLAAGGFACTDQVSRGPGWTAQRLNPFLQALGLELEADKFRLPMAAEVLDEAREALPSGDGPLLLMSPSGQGDDWPAAEWHKLPETIKSRLPALRSIVLPAGLSLSKRAALVANADVVLSSCPVSQRLAAYCGTPLVALGAGAADLPERQEVRCLGRPQELATLQSSDVLTALGF; encoded by the coding sequence ATGCGAGTTCTTGCCCTGAGCCCGGGTTCGCTCGAAGATCAGCTGGACCGTTTGCCGGCTTTGGCAGACATCTGCCAGAAACTAAACGCCGCACTGCAGGTGGCCTGTGACCCCCAACAGGCAGCTCCGTGGAAGCTTCTGCCGTGCCTCGAAAAGCTGTTGCCGTTCAACTTCGAGGCCAACCTCACGCTTGCTGACTGGGCCAACCTGCTCGGCTGTGTGCGCGAACCCGACTTTCAAATCTGCATCAACTTCGCTGAAGGGCAACAGGTGAACCTGATGCTGTCGATGAGCCATATCCCCAAACGGTTGGCAGCTGGTGGATTTGCCTGCACCGACCAGGTCAGCCGCGGCCCCGGCTGGACGGCGCAGCGTCTCAACCCCTTTCTCCAAGCCCTAGGGCTTGAACTCGAGGCCGATAAGTTCCGCCTGCCCATGGCGGCAGAGGTTCTGGATGAAGCCCGTGAAGCACTGCCCAGCGGTGACGGCCCCCTGCTGCTGATGTCTCCATCCGGCCAGGGGGATGACTGGCCTGCAGCGGAGTGGCACAAGCTGCCTGAGACGATCAAAAGCCGCCTACCGGCGCTGCGCAGCATTGTGCTGCCAGCTGGGCTCAGTCTTTCCAAGCGCGCGGCACTGGTGGCCAATGCCGATGTCGTGCTCAGCAGCTGTCCAGTCTCCCAGCGCCTGGCGGCCTATTGCGGCACCCCCCTGGTTGCCCTGGGAGCAGGGGCCGCAGACCTACCCGAGCGCCAGGAGGTCCGCTGCCTCGGCCGCCCGCAGGAGCTCGCCACGCTACAGAGCAGTGATGTTCTGACGGCCCTCGGTTTTTAA
- a CDS encoding TrkA family potassium uptake protein, producing the protein MRRRRARGQLKLITAPWRGPISALSAVIFAGAVGYRITEGWNWGDCLWMVLITISTIGFGEVAPLSPPGRLVTVLIVVGGLVVVQLAIQRVLGLKESGYFRRLREFRFLRMLEGLHDHVILCGYGRIGQEIAAQLQRDAVPLVVIETDPERRAVADENGLWVLQADATLDETLLDAGLERCCSLVAALPSDASNLYVILSAKDLRPECRLIARANSDEAASKLRLAGATVVVSPYVAGGRVMAASALRPLALNFMELLAGSDYEIEEFQLSHDPFHLKEIRGRSLAELELGRRSGAMVLAIRENEKLIANPGGNTQMAPGQLLIVLGSKTQLATFQSLLGEAVDTVETMPG; encoded by the coding sequence ATGAGGCGGCGCCGAGCCAGGGGACAGCTGAAGCTGATCACAGCTCCATGGCGGGGGCCCATCAGCGCTCTCAGTGCCGTGATCTTCGCTGGTGCCGTCGGTTATCGAATCACGGAAGGATGGAATTGGGGCGATTGCCTCTGGATGGTGCTGATCACCATCAGCACCATTGGCTTTGGAGAAGTCGCCCCCCTTTCACCTCCAGGCCGCCTGGTCACCGTCTTGATCGTGGTGGGTGGCTTGGTGGTTGTGCAACTGGCCATCCAACGCGTTCTTGGGCTGAAAGAGTCGGGATATTTCCGCAGACTGCGTGAATTCCGCTTTCTCCGGATGCTGGAAGGCTTGCACGACCATGTGATTCTTTGCGGCTACGGACGAATCGGACAGGAGATTGCCGCCCAACTGCAACGGGACGCGGTGCCACTCGTCGTGATCGAAACCGATCCAGAACGACGAGCCGTTGCAGACGAAAATGGCCTTTGGGTGCTTCAAGCCGATGCAACCCTCGATGAAACCTTGCTGGACGCAGGTCTTGAACGCTGCTGCAGCCTCGTGGCAGCCCTTCCCAGCGATGCATCCAATCTCTACGTGATCCTCAGCGCCAAAGACCTACGACCGGAGTGCCGCTTGATTGCACGCGCCAACAGCGATGAAGCCGCCTCAAAGCTGCGGCTGGCCGGCGCGACTGTGGTGGTCAGTCCCTATGTGGCCGGTGGTCGGGTGATGGCCGCCTCGGCACTGCGGCCTCTGGCCCTCAACTTCATGGAGCTGTTGGCGGGTTCCGACTATGAAATTGAGGAATTCCAGCTGAGTCACGACCCTTTTCATCTGAAGGAGATCCGCGGGCGGAGCCTGGCGGAACTGGAGCTGGGCCGTCGCAGCGGGGCCATGGTTCTGGCGATCCGGGAGAACGAAAAGCTGATCGCCAATCCAGGTGGCAACACCCAGATGGCACCGGGGCAACTCCTGATCGTGCTGGGAAGCAAAACTCAACTCGCCACCTTTCAGTCGTTGCTTGGGGAGGCCGTCGACACGGTTGAGACCATGCCAGGTTGA
- the fabG gene encoding 3-oxoacyl-[acyl-carrier-protein] reductase: MSPSASLAGQTALVTGGGRGIGRAIALALGEAGAEVVVNYSNSAAAADEVVAAIAAAGGKAYALQANVSVEAEVDGLIKTVLERSGRLDVLVNNAGITRDGLLMRMKTNDWQSVIDLNLSGVFLCTRAVARPMLKQKSGRIINITSVVGLMGNAGQANYAAAKAGVIGLTRSTAKELASRGITVNAVAPGFIATDMTKGLDAEAILKDIPLGTFGTQEQVAGAVRFIAADPAAAYITGQVLQVDGGMVMA, translated from the coding sequence ATGTCTCCCAGCGCTTCTCTTGCCGGACAGACCGCCCTGGTAACGGGAGGAGGGCGCGGCATCGGCCGGGCCATCGCCCTGGCCCTTGGCGAAGCGGGTGCAGAAGTGGTTGTGAACTACTCCAATTCCGCCGCTGCAGCAGATGAAGTGGTCGCTGCCATCGCCGCGGCAGGGGGCAAGGCCTACGCCCTGCAAGCCAACGTGTCGGTTGAGGCCGAGGTTGATGGCCTGATCAAGACGGTGCTGGAGCGCAGTGGTCGTCTCGATGTATTGGTGAACAACGCCGGCATCACGCGGGACGGCCTGCTGATGCGAATGAAAACCAACGATTGGCAATCGGTGATCGACCTCAACCTCAGTGGAGTGTTCCTCTGCACGCGAGCGGTGGCACGCCCGATGCTGAAGCAGAAGAGTGGTCGGATCATCAACATCACCTCCGTTGTGGGACTGATGGGCAACGCAGGACAAGCCAACTACGCCGCCGCCAAAGCTGGAGTTATCGGTCTCACCCGCAGCACTGCCAAAGAGCTTGCCAGCCGTGGCATCACAGTGAACGCCGTAGCTCCAGGTTTCATCGCGACGGATATGACCAAGGGCCTCGATGCTGAGGCCATCCTCAAAGACATCCCCTTGGGAACCTTTGGCACCCAGGAACAGGTGGCCGGTGCCGTGCGCTTCATTGCAGCCGACCCGGCCGCGGCCTACATCACAGGTCAGGTGCTGCAGGTGGATGGCGGCATGGTGATGGCCTAA
- the groL gene encoding chaperonin GroEL (60 kDa chaperone family; promotes refolding of misfolded polypeptides especially under stressful conditions; forms two stacked rings of heptamers to form a barrel-shaped 14mer; ends can be capped by GroES; misfolded proteins enter the barrel where they are refolded when GroES binds) has translation MAKLLSFSDESRSALERGVDALADAVRVTIGPKGRNVVLEKKFGAPDIVNDGDSIAREIELDDPFENLGAKLMQQVSAKTKDKAGDGTTTATVLAQAMVREGLRNTAAGASPVELRRGMEKAAAKIVAGLGERSQAVAGDAIRQVATVSSGGDDEVGRMIAEAMDKVSTDGVITVEESKSLATELEITEGMAFDRGYSSPYFVTDADRQVCEFENPLILLTDRKISTITDLVPVLETVQKSGSPLLILSEEVEGEALATLVMNKSRGVLQVAAVRAPSFGERRKAALADIAILTGGTLISEDKAMTLDKVTLEDLGKARRVTISKENTTIVATDDHRQAVSERVGAIRRELEATESDYDREKLQERIAKLAGGVAVIKVGAPTETELKNRKLRIEDALNATRAAIEEGIVAGGGSTLLQLSDSLDGLAASLNGDQRTGVEIVQRALTAPIHQIATNAGQNGDVVIAGMRSSGQGFNALNGAYEDLMAAGIVDAAKVVRLAVQDSISIASLLITTEVVIADKPEPPAPAPAGDGDPMGGMGGMGGMGGMGMPGMGGMGMPGMGGMGMPGMM, from the coding sequence ATGGCCAAACTCCTTTCTTTCTCTGACGAATCCCGCAGCGCCCTTGAACGGGGTGTTGATGCACTCGCCGATGCGGTGCGCGTCACGATCGGCCCCAAGGGTCGCAACGTTGTGCTCGAAAAGAAATTCGGCGCACCCGACATCGTCAACGATGGCGACTCGATCGCCCGTGAAATCGAACTGGACGACCCGTTCGAGAACCTGGGCGCCAAGCTGATGCAGCAGGTCTCCGCGAAGACCAAGGACAAGGCCGGAGACGGCACCACGACAGCAACCGTTTTGGCTCAGGCCATGGTGCGAGAAGGTCTGCGAAACACCGCTGCTGGCGCGAGTCCTGTGGAACTCCGCCGAGGCATGGAGAAGGCCGCTGCAAAGATTGTTGCGGGGCTGGGGGAGCGGAGCCAAGCCGTCGCCGGTGATGCCATTCGTCAGGTGGCCACAGTTAGCTCCGGGGGTGACGACGAAGTCGGACGGATGATCGCCGAGGCGATGGACAAGGTGAGCACCGATGGGGTGATCACGGTTGAAGAATCGAAGTCTCTGGCCACGGAACTTGAAATCACTGAAGGCATGGCCTTCGACCGGGGCTACAGCTCCCCCTACTTCGTCACAGATGCCGACCGTCAGGTCTGTGAATTTGAAAACCCACTGATCCTGCTGACGGATCGCAAGATCAGCACGATCACAGATCTGGTCCCCGTGCTGGAAACCGTTCAGAAGAGTGGTTCTCCCCTGTTGATCCTTTCTGAGGAAGTGGAAGGCGAGGCCCTGGCCACCCTGGTGATGAACAAGAGCCGTGGGGTTCTGCAGGTGGCCGCTGTTCGCGCACCCTCATTTGGCGAACGCCGCAAGGCCGCCCTCGCCGATATCGCCATTCTCACCGGCGGCACGCTGATCAGCGAAGACAAGGCGATGACCCTCGACAAAGTGACCCTCGAGGATCTCGGCAAAGCGCGCCGCGTCACCATCAGCAAGGAGAACACCACGATTGTCGCCACCGACGACCATCGCCAGGCGGTAAGCGAGCGCGTTGGTGCGATCCGACGTGAGCTGGAGGCCACCGAATCCGATTACGACCGCGAAAAACTTCAAGAGCGGATCGCCAAGCTGGCCGGCGGCGTGGCCGTGATCAAGGTCGGTGCACCGACGGAAACGGAACTGAAGAACCGCAAACTGCGGATCGAAGATGCCCTCAATGCCACCCGTGCCGCCATCGAGGAGGGCATCGTTGCTGGCGGCGGCAGCACCTTGCTGCAACTCTCCGACAGCCTGGATGGGTTGGCCGCATCCCTGAACGGCGACCAACGCACCGGCGTGGAGATCGTGCAGCGGGCACTGACGGCACCGATTCATCAGATAGCCACCAATGCCGGTCAGAACGGTGACGTTGTGATTGCTGGCATGCGCAGCAGCGGCCAGGGATTCAATGCCCTAAATGGTGCCTATGAAGACCTGATGGCTGCTGGCATCGTTGATGCCGCCAAGGTGGTGCGTTTGGCCGTGCAGGATTCGATTTCGATCGCTTCTCTCCTGATCACGACCGAAGTTGTGATCGCCGACAAGCCAGAACCCCCTGCACCGGCCCCCGCCGGAGACGGAGACCCCATGGGCGGAATGGGTGGCATGGGTGGCATGGGTGGCATGGGCATGCCTGGAATGGGTGGCATGGGCATGCCTGGAATGGGTGGCATGGGCATGCCCGGAATGATGTGA
- a CDS encoding N-acetylmannosamine-6-phosphate 2-epimerase: protein MIPNPESLDQGLIVSVQAPQGSPMRDPDVIAAMADAALRNGAVGVRLESPEHIGAVRRRCPDALIIGLWKCTFPDSSVYITPGWKEIQAVWSVGADVIAIDATARPRPAGQDLAALIKRTRDELKAPLMADVDSLENGLRAADLGCDWVGTTLYGYTEDTAQQRPPAFDLLPQLRAELPSSVRLICEGGIASPADARLALQSGADTVVVGTAITGVDLQVIAYRQGMIS from the coding sequence ATGATTCCGAACCCTGAATCCCTGGATCAGGGGCTGATCGTTTCAGTGCAGGCACCCCAGGGTTCGCCGATGCGCGATCCGGATGTAATCGCTGCGATGGCGGATGCCGCCCTGCGCAATGGGGCTGTGGGTGTGCGTTTGGAAAGCCCTGAACACATCGGTGCTGTGCGTCGGCGCTGTCCGGATGCCTTGATCATTGGACTCTGGAAATGCACTTTCCCCGACAGTTCGGTTTACATCACCCCGGGCTGGAAGGAAATTCAGGCCGTGTGGTCTGTGGGGGCCGATGTGATCGCGATCGATGCCACAGCCCGTCCGCGTCCTGCGGGGCAAGACCTGGCTGCGTTGATTAAGCGCACCCGTGATGAGCTGAAGGCCCCCTTGATGGCTGATGTGGATTCGCTGGAGAATGGCTTGCGCGCGGCCGACCTCGGTTGTGACTGGGTTGGGACCACGCTCTATGGCTACACGGAAGACACGGCGCAGCAGCGTCCCCCCGCATTTGATCTGCTCCCCCAACTTCGCGCTGAACTTCCCAGCTCGGTTCGTCTGATCTGTGAGGGGGGAATTGCTTCTCCAGCGGATGCACGGTTGGCATTGCAGTCCGGAGCAGACACCGTTGTGGTGGGGACGGCAATCACTGGAGTGGATCTCCAGGTGATCGCCTATCGCCAAGGAATGATCAGCTGA